The Bremerella cremea genome window below encodes:
- the hisN gene encoding histidinol-phosphatase, with amino-acid sequence MSMNTSQNNLEKRLETARRLARLAGKSTLEHFQRADLSFEKKEDASPVTIADQNAEKIIRKGLKEEFPDDGIIGEEFGSEDGTTGYNWIVDPIDGTKAFIAGVPLFGTMIGVEKDGKSRLGVVYIPGLDEMISAAEGKGAWYERPHHDPVRAQVNKTASLADGVMVTSQVSTFNKRNATQGFLELEERSFVTRTWGDCYGYMLVATGRAVAMIDPMMSIWDAAALQPIMEESGGTFTSWTGESTIYSGDGIGTNGVVLEEILEVCRKYPMPK; translated from the coding sequence ATGTCCATGAACACCTCACAAAATAATCTCGAAAAGCGTTTAGAGACGGCCCGTCGGTTGGCCCGGCTCGCAGGTAAAAGCACGCTCGAACACTTTCAGCGTGCCGATCTTTCCTTTGAAAAGAAGGAAGATGCTTCCCCTGTTACTATCGCGGATCAAAACGCGGAAAAGATTATCCGTAAAGGGCTTAAGGAAGAATTTCCTGACGATGGCATCATCGGCGAAGAGTTTGGTAGCGAAGATGGGACGACCGGTTACAACTGGATTGTCGATCCCATCGACGGCACCAAGGCTTTTATCGCTGGCGTACCTTTGTTCGGCACGATGATTGGTGTCGAAAAGGATGGGAAATCACGACTGGGCGTGGTCTACATTCCTGGTCTGGATGAAATGATCTCGGCTGCCGAAGGTAAGGGAGCCTGGTACGAACGTCCGCACCACGACCCGGTACGGGCCCAGGTCAACAAAACCGCTTCGCTTGCGGATGGCGTGATGGTGACCTCGCAGGTCAGCACTTTCAACAAACGCAACGCCACGCAAGGCTTCCTTGAACTGGAAGAAAGGTCTTTCGTGACAAGGACTTGGGGCGATTGCTACGGCTATATGCTGGTGGCAACCGGCCGGGCTGTCGCGATGATAGACCCCATGATGAGCATCTGGGATGCCGCCGCATTGCAGCCAATCATGGAAGAATCTGGTGGTACGTTTACCAGTTGGACCGGCGAATCGACTATCTACAGCGGCGACGGAATTGGTACCAATGGCGTCGTTCTGGAAGAAATTCTGGAAGTCTGCCGTAAGTACCCAATGCCCAAGTAG
- the lspA gene encoding signal peptidase II, translating into MDSHPSAVPVSRYVLFFGLSIAGCGFDLWSKAAVFAWLGEPGQNRTFWFIEPYVGFQTSTNEGALFGLGQGYTPVFALFSVVAAIGILYWLFVAKAANDWLLTTALGLITGGIFGNLYDRLGIWGKAAVRDFILFRYSDEYVWPNFNVADTLLVVGAGLMLWHSFFIAQHAPAESEITQEPS; encoded by the coding sequence GTGGATAGCCACCCTTCGGCGGTTCCTGTAAGCCGTTATGTGTTGTTCTTTGGCCTTAGTATCGCCGGGTGCGGATTTGATCTGTGGAGTAAGGCAGCCGTGTTTGCCTGGTTAGGCGAGCCTGGGCAAAACCGCACTTTTTGGTTCATCGAGCCCTATGTGGGCTTTCAAACATCGACCAACGAAGGAGCCCTATTCGGCCTCGGGCAAGGTTACACTCCGGTATTTGCCCTCTTCTCGGTCGTGGCGGCCATTGGCATCTTGTATTGGTTGTTTGTGGCGAAAGCTGCTAATGATTGGTTGTTAACCACAGCGCTGGGCCTGATTACCGGAGGGATCTTCGGCAATCTCTACGATCGGCTTGGAATTTGGGGCAAAGCGGCCGTCCGCGATTTCATCCTCTTTCGCTACAGCGATGAGTATGTGTGGCCCAATTTCAACGTTGCCGATACGCTTTTGGTCGTCGGTGCTGGGTTGATGCTGTGGCACTCGTTCTTCATTGCCCAGCACGCGCCTGCGGAATCAGAGATTACTCAGGAACCTTCTTAG
- the rpmB gene encoding 50S ribosomal protein L28 yields the protein MANVCEICGKGHSMGNKVTLRGKAKYLGGVGTKITGITRRKFKPNLQTAKAVMPNGEHKKLRVCTQCIRSGYVKKVVRHRPFKLPSEERGR from the coding sequence ATGGCCAACGTGTGTGAAATTTGTGGCAAGGGCCACAGCATGGGCAACAAAGTTACCCTCCGCGGTAAGGCAAAGTACCTGGGCGGTGTCGGTACCAAAATCACGGGTATCACCCGTCGCAAGTTCAAGCCGAACCTGCAAACCGCCAAGGCCGTGATGCCAAATGGCGAACACAAAAAGCTGAGAGTTTGCACGCAGTGCATTCGTAGCGGTTACGTGAAGAAGGTCGTGCGTCATCGCCCCTTCAAGCTTCCTTCGGAAGAACGCGGACGCTAA
- the gatC gene encoding Asp-tRNA(Asn)/Glu-tRNA(Gln) amidotransferase subunit GatC produces MSSLTREEVEKVSLLARLRLSGEELTKMTEQMSQIVSYVELLGEVNTDDVEPMAHAVEQHNIFAEDVPHGSLPRDAALVNAPKRDDECFRVPAVLGE; encoded by the coding sequence ATGTCATCTTTGACCCGAGAAGAAGTCGAAAAGGTCTCGTTGTTGGCCCGTCTTCGCCTTTCTGGTGAAGAATTGACGAAGATGACCGAGCAGATGAGCCAAATCGTCTCTTATGTCGAGCTTCTTGGCGAAGTGAATACTGATGATGTTGAGCCCATGGCTCATGCCGTCGAGCAGCACAACATCTTCGCGGAGGATGTTCCGCATGGATCGCTGCCACGCGATGCTGCTTTGGTGAATGCCCCCAAGCGGGACGACGAATGCTTTCGCGTTCCTGCTGTGTTAGGGGAATAG
- the gatA gene encoding Asp-tRNA(Asn)/Glu-tRNA(Gln) amidotransferase subunit GatA, whose product MALYEASATQLLSQLESGEVTSVEVTKACLDRIRQHDGQIGAFLKVMDDKALAKAEHVDQKRKAGQPVGKLAGVPVAVKDLLCTEGEVTTCASKMLENFVPPYSSTVIKKLEEADAVILGKTNMDEFAMGGSTENSALGKTRNPWNTELVPGGSSGGAAACLAAQMVPLSIGTDTGGSIRQPASFCGVVGLKPTYGRVSRFGLIAFASSLDQIGPMARTAEDTALFLEAISGYDPADSTSANVACPLFSKSVDQPLEGLRIGMVKEHFGEGLDGEVDKAVREAVKVYESLGAKVVDISLPHNKYGIATYYIIAPSEASSNLARFDGAHYGHRCDEATMLAELEKEKEALTAAGDEIGLKRMDTPLIRMYRQSRAEGFGPEVKRRIMLGTYTLSAGYYDAYYLKALKVRRLIREDYDKVFKSVDLIVGPTAPNPAFAAGSKTNDPLAMYLEDLYTVTANLAGIPAISVPCGMTSSGLPVGLHMQAPALEEDRLLRAAQMFQKATDWHTKMPCL is encoded by the coding sequence ATGGCTTTGTACGAAGCGTCCGCCACCCAGTTGTTGTCTCAGCTTGAATCTGGCGAAGTCACCTCGGTTGAAGTGACCAAGGCCTGTCTGGATCGTATCCGCCAGCACGATGGCCAGATCGGTGCCTTTCTGAAGGTAATGGACGACAAGGCCCTGGCAAAAGCCGAACATGTCGATCAAAAACGCAAAGCAGGCCAGCCGGTCGGCAAGCTGGCCGGTGTTCCGGTCGCGGTGAAAGATCTGCTTTGCACTGAAGGGGAAGTCACGACGTGCGCCTCGAAGATGCTCGAGAACTTCGTCCCGCCCTACAGCAGCACGGTGATTAAAAAGCTGGAAGAGGCGGACGCCGTCATCCTCGGCAAGACGAACATGGACGAGTTCGCGATGGGGGGCTCGACCGAAAATTCTGCCCTCGGCAAAACACGCAATCCTTGGAATACCGAGCTCGTCCCCGGCGGTTCTTCCGGCGGGGCAGCGGCCTGTCTGGCTGCTCAGATGGTGCCTCTTTCGATTGGAACCGATACCGGCGGATCCATTCGTCAGCCAGCATCCTTCTGTGGCGTAGTCGGCTTGAAGCCAACCTATGGCCGAGTCAGTCGTTTCGGCTTGATCGCGTTCGCCAGTAGCTTAGATCAGATCGGCCCGATGGCTCGTACTGCCGAAGACACGGCTTTATTCCTGGAAGCGATTAGCGGCTATGATCCGGCTGATTCGACTTCAGCGAATGTGGCTTGCCCGCTGTTTAGCAAATCAGTTGATCAGCCGCTGGAAGGTTTGCGGATTGGCATGGTGAAAGAGCACTTTGGCGAGGGGCTCGACGGCGAAGTGGACAAAGCAGTCCGCGAAGCGGTCAAGGTTTACGAGTCGCTAGGTGCCAAGGTGGTCGATATTTCGTTGCCGCACAACAAGTACGGGATCGCAACTTATTACATCATCGCCCCGAGTGAAGCTTCGAGTAACCTGGCCCGTTTCGATGGTGCCCACTACGGACATCGTTGCGACGAAGCAACCATGCTGGCGGAGCTCGAAAAAGAGAAAGAAGCCCTAACCGCAGCTGGCGACGAGATCGGGCTCAAGCGAATGGATACACCACTAATCCGCATGTATCGTCAAAGCCGGGCCGAAGGCTTTGGACCGGAAGTAAAGCGTCGGATTATGCTCGGCACGTATACCCTCAGCGCCGGTTACTACGATGCCTATTACCTCAAGGCATTGAAAGTTCGTCGATTGATTCGCGAGGACTACGATAAGGTATTCAAGTCGGTCGATTTGATTGTCGGCCCCACCGCTCCAAACCCGGCGTTCGCGGCTGGATCGAAAACCAACGATCCGCTGGCGATGTACCTGGAAGACTTGTATACGGTAACCGCGAACCTGGCCGGTATCCCAGCGATCTCGGTTCCTTGCGGCATGACCAGCAGCGGCCTCCCGGTTGGCCTCCACATGCAGGCCCCCGCCTTAGAAGAAGACCGCCTCCTACGAGCTGCCCAAATGTTCCAAAAAGCTACCGATTGGCACACCAAGATGCCTTGTTTGTAA
- a CDS encoding RrF2 family transcriptional regulator, whose product MKLSRTVAYALQATMQLAVSDSDTPVPCSQIASKGEMPERFLLQVLRSLVNHGVLRSTRGVDGGYMLIRSPEEISLLDVIEAIEGPLDSKLPLPAAPDDITQVNLQKALQDVTATARKQLEAIKISHLIMAPSIESEENDTEDSQMPLVHSEAVAAPVSPSADRVHPL is encoded by the coding sequence ATGAAGTTGTCGCGAACAGTTGCTTATGCGTTACAGGCAACCATGCAGTTGGCGGTATCGGATTCGGATACCCCGGTACCTTGTAGCCAGATTGCCTCCAAAGGCGAAATGCCAGAACGTTTTTTGCTTCAGGTTCTTCGCAGTTTGGTGAATCACGGAGTTCTGAGAAGCACTCGTGGAGTGGACGGCGGTTATATGCTGATTCGCTCGCCAGAGGAGATCTCTTTGCTCGACGTTATCGAAGCCATCGAAGGGCCGCTCGACTCGAAGTTACCGCTGCCAGCCGCGCCGGATGATATCACGCAAGTGAATCTACAGAAGGCCTTGCAGGATGTGACGGCAACCGCTCGAAAGCAATTGGAAGCCATTAAAATCTCGCATCTAATTATGGCTCCTTCGATCGAATCCGAAGAAAATGACACGGAAGATTCGCAAATGCCACTAGTACACAGTGAAGCAGTCGCGGCCCCCGTGTCGCCATCGGCAGATCGTGTTCATCCTCTTTAG
- a CDS encoding TraR/DksA family transcriptional regulator encodes MGKTGPSKGAYKTEEAQPYLERLRVLRARLVGDATHLADGALNRTGREAAGDLSKMPIHMADIGSDNYEQEFSLDLLAAEQATLAEVDSALARIESGEYGACVECGHRIKKSRLNAIPYTHYCIDCATKRDEESRG; translated from the coding sequence ATGGGAAAGACGGGACCAAGCAAAGGAGCTTACAAGACCGAGGAAGCTCAACCTTACCTAGAAAGACTGCGTGTGTTACGGGCGAGGCTTGTCGGCGACGCTACGCATCTGGCCGATGGTGCTTTGAATCGGACCGGCAGAGAGGCTGCTGGGGATCTATCGAAAATGCCGATCCACATGGCTGATATTGGGTCTGACAACTACGAGCAAGAGTTCTCGCTCGACTTGTTGGCTGCCGAGCAAGCTACGCTAGCAGAAGTTGATTCTGCCCTGGCCAGGATTGAATCGGGCGAGTATGGTGCGTGCGTTGAATGTGGACATCGGATCAAAAAGTCGCGACTCAATGCCATCCCCTACACCCACTACTGCATCGACTGTGCCACCAAGCGAGACGAAGAATCCCGTGGATAG
- the thrC gene encoding threonine synthase: protein MTTTPAAFQRCISPECGQTYDLSQTLVACPKCGDLLDIAYDWDRLSPPKTWKDIEANWAKRTNPLNFSGVWRFRSLFPFATDEQIVTLGEGQTLLQQTDDVGKFVGLDSGKLHLQYEGMNPSGSFKDNGMTAAFTHAHMVGAKRAACASTGNTSASLAMYCSVTRLMKAVIFIGSGKISYGKLSQALDYGALTLQIAGDFDDAMARVKEVSKDMGIYLVNSVNPFRLEGQKSVMFRVLEALQWETPDWIVVPGGNLGNSSAFGKAFAELKELGLIDRIPRLAVINASGADTLDQLYNQHEVRWNGGMYPRDTIAAYYQKMDDENRKASTLASAIEINRPVNLHKCLRALHDCDGVVRQVSDQEIMDAKSRVGSGGMGCEPASAASVAGAKILREQGVIAPSDRVVCILTGHLLKDPTATVAYHTTDQDTFNSVLGSRGVKRATFANRAVAVKNDMNDIVQAIQLYG, encoded by the coding sequence GTGACCACGACACCTGCCGCGTTTCAGCGGTGCATTTCGCCCGAATGCGGCCAGACCTACGATCTTTCCCAAACCCTGGTAGCTTGCCCTAAATGTGGCGACTTGCTGGATATTGCCTACGACTGGGACCGCTTGTCCCCGCCGAAAACCTGGAAAGATATCGAAGCGAACTGGGCCAAGCGAACCAACCCCCTCAACTTCAGCGGAGTATGGCGTTTTCGCTCGCTGTTTCCTTTCGCGACGGACGAACAAATCGTCACGCTCGGCGAAGGACAGACCTTGCTGCAGCAAACTGACGACGTCGGCAAATTCGTTGGGCTCGACTCGGGTAAACTTCACCTTCAGTACGAAGGCATGAACCCCAGCGGCAGCTTCAAAGACAACGGCATGACCGCTGCTTTCACACACGCCCACATGGTCGGTGCGAAGCGGGCCGCGTGTGCTTCGACTGGCAACACCAGTGCCTCTTTGGCCATGTACTGCAGCGTAACTCGCTTGATGAAAGCGGTAATCTTCATCGGCAGCGGCAAGATCTCGTACGGCAAGCTTTCCCAGGCACTCGACTACGGGGCACTCACCTTGCAGATCGCTGGCGACTTCGACGACGCGATGGCTCGCGTTAAGGAAGTCAGCAAGGATATGGGGATCTACCTGGTCAACAGCGTGAATCCCTTTCGCCTGGAAGGTCAGAAGTCGGTCATGTTCCGCGTACTGGAAGCGCTGCAGTGGGAAACGCCGGACTGGATTGTGGTTCCTGGCGGCAACCTCGGCAACAGCAGCGCCTTCGGTAAGGCCTTCGCCGAACTCAAAGAACTAGGGCTGATCGACCGGATTCCGCGTCTAGCGGTGATCAACGCCAGCGGAGCCGATACGCTCGATCAGCTTTATAACCAGCACGAAGTTCGTTGGAACGGCGGGATGTATCCACGCGATACCATCGCTGCCTACTACCAAAAGATGGACGACGAGAACCGCAAGGCTTCCACCCTGGCCAGCGCTATTGAAATCAACCGGCCGGTGAACCTGCACAAGTGCCTGCGGGCGCTGCACGACTGCGATGGTGTAGTTCGCCAGGTTTCAGATCAGGAGATCATGGACGCTAAGAGCCGTGTTGGCTCTGGCGGCATGGGCTGCGAACCGGCAAGCGCCGCCAGCGTAGCCGGTGCGAAGATTTTGCGAGAACAAGGGGTCATCGCCCCCAGCGATCGCGTGGTCTGCATCCTGACCGGTCACCTATTGAAAGACCCGACCGCCACCGTCGCCTATCACACAACCGATCAGGACACGTTCAATAGTGTTCTGGGAAGTCGCGGCGTCAAACGAGCCACGTTTGCTAATCGTGCCGTTGCCGTGAAGAACGACATGAACGACATCGTGCAAGCCATTCAGTTGTACGGCTAA
- the tnpA gene encoding IS200/IS605 family transposase, producing the protein MPQSFACLYVHLIFSTKGRMDWIGEDWERDLAKYFAGVLRNQGYKLIESGGTANHVHLLFSMARQTNISNLVRDLKSNSSSWVHREFHALKEFAWQAGYAAFSVSYSALDDVKRYIENQKEHHRTRTFQEEFLSFLEKHHIEYDPKYVFE; encoded by the coding sequence ATGCCTCAATCCTTCGCGTGCCTCTACGTTCATTTGATTTTCAGCACCAAGGGACGAATGGACTGGATTGGGGAAGATTGGGAGCGTGACTTGGCCAAGTATTTCGCCGGTGTCTTACGAAATCAAGGTTACAAATTGATCGAGTCAGGTGGAACTGCGAATCACGTACACCTTTTGTTTTCGATGGCCAGGCAAACCAACATTTCCAATTTGGTAAGAGACCTTAAATCGAATTCAAGTAGTTGGGTTCATCGCGAGTTTCATGCCTTGAAGGAATTTGCTTGGCAGGCGGGATACGCGGCATTTTCGGTGAGTTATTCCGCACTGGATGATGTGAAACGATATATCGAGAACCAAAAGGAGCATCATCGAACACGAACGTTTCAGGAGGAGTTTCTCTCGTTTTTGGAGAAGCACCACATTGAGTATGATCCGAAATATGTGTTCGAGTAG